The following proteins come from a genomic window of Aequorivita marisscotiae:
- a CDS encoding four helix bundle protein gives MRRHNFKKLQIWLLAMELIDKNYLLTATLPDYERYGLRTQMNCCSVSIASNISEGSSKRTDRHFLNFLENSLGSAFEWETQLMVCARQNFISKELFLRLEDKVQALQSKISNFIDTLDPNN, from the coding sequence ATGAGAAGACATAATTTTAAGAAATTGCAAATATGGTTACTGGCAATGGAGTTAATTGATAAAAATTATTTACTCACGGCAACTTTACCAGATTATGAAAGATACGGTTTGCGAACACAAATGAATTGTTGTTCGGTTTCCATTGCTTCAAACATTTCTGAAGGTTCGAGCAAAAGAACAGATAGACATTTTTTGAATTTTCTTGAAAACAGCCTTGGTTCAGCTTTTGAATGGGAAACACAGTTGATGGTTTGCGCTCGTCAAAATTTTATTTCGAAAGAATTATTTTTGAGATTGGAAGATAAGGTACAAGCATTACAAAGTAAAATATCAAATTTTATAGATACATTAGATCCGAATAATTAA
- a CDS encoding T9SS type A sorting domain-containing protein, with amino-acid sequence MKTIITFLALFGVTILHAQWTADTDANTLVAESGELDVQTRGTSDGQTYVVFWKNVGPPTNIELRLQIMDADGNQTLGSDGMLVSDQIPMSTSTVIMNTIVDANDNLYIGATGTAGGDPAFVFKMDTDGNHLWGANGVQVGSGNVVTVLPLSTGGAIVSWLSGSGAVMQKYDDNGLAVWPSTQPLTTGSGTSSPGNFFEIAGGEYIAVFHKLLTGINSFLYAQRYDADGNPVWGSAVQISDRATAFIRSYKGVQDGDVVYMGYYASAGTRFDSYLQRINPDGTLPWGINGSDFDTGETDYEMETEIAFKNGSQYVWSISIYRNETQSERGEYVQKFNKDSGARELTDNAKVVFPIGNDKSHAGSLRLRNDNPLFLMEEGENNGATPTTLHSVYLNENGDFAWPEETRPVATFAAAKTRVNFTKEGNSQNVAVFVEDKGDGLKIYAQNVVDDTAGVEEFSDTSISFVNPVKAEMIINSNSPIEAISIYNVLGQQLFSAKYNLETSVNVDTQSWKSGVYFMKISTHKGNVKGIKLVKE; translated from the coding sequence ATGAAAACTATTATTACGTTTCTTGCATTATTTGGGGTAACGATTTTACACGCCCAATGGACTGCCGACACCGATGCGAATACACTTGTAGCAGAATCTGGAGAACTAGATGTACAGACGCGTGGCACTTCTGATGGGCAAACTTATGTAGTGTTTTGGAAAAATGTTGGACCACCAACAAATATTGAACTTCGCTTGCAAATTATGGATGCCGATGGCAACCAAACACTTGGTAGCGATGGTATGTTGGTTAGCGACCAAATTCCTATGAGTACTTCAACCGTAATTATGAATACAATCGTAGATGCCAATGACAATCTTTATATTGGTGCTACAGGAACAGCGGGCGGAGACCCTGCTTTTGTGTTTAAAATGGATACCGATGGCAATCATTTATGGGGTGCAAATGGAGTTCAAGTTGGTAGTGGGAATGTGGTAACAGTGCTACCGCTTTCAACAGGGGGAGCAATTGTTAGTTGGCTCTCTGGAAGTGGTGCAGTTATGCAAAAATACGACGATAACGGACTTGCCGTTTGGCCGTCAACTCAGCCGCTAACAACGGGTTCTGGAACTTCGTCTCCAGGAAACTTTTTTGAGATTGCAGGCGGCGAATATATAGCTGTTTTCCATAAATTATTAACGGGAATTAACTCTTTTCTATATGCGCAACGTTACGATGCAGATGGTAATCCGGTCTGGGGAAGTGCTGTTCAAATTTCTGACAGAGCTACTGCTTTTATTCGTTCGTACAAAGGCGTTCAGGATGGCGATGTAGTTTATATGGGTTATTATGCTTCAGCAGGAACACGTTTTGATTCGTATTTGCAGCGTATAAATCCTGACGGAACTTTACCTTGGGGTATAAATGGTTCTGATTTTGATACTGGCGAAACCGATTATGAAATGGAAACCGAAATAGCTTTTAAAAACGGCTCGCAATACGTTTGGTCAATTTCTATCTATAGAAATGAAACACAAAGCGAACGTGGCGAATACGTCCAAAAATTTAATAAAGATTCTGGCGCACGTGAATTAACCGATAACGCAAAAGTTGTTTTTCCAATAGGAAATGATAAATCGCACGCAGGTTCACTTCGCCTCAGAAACGACAATCCATTATTTTTGATGGAAGAAGGAGAAAACAATGGCGCCACGCCTACCACATTACATAGCGTTTATTTAAATGAAAACGGTGATTTTGCGTGGCCCGAAGAAACCCGTCCCGTAGCTACTTTTGCTGCAGCCAAAACAAGAGTGAATTTTACAAAAGAAGGAAATTCGCAGAACGTAGCAGTTTTTGTGGAAGACAAGGGCGACGGCCTAAAAATCTATGCGCAAAATGTAGTGGATGATACAGCAGGTGTTGAAGAATTTTCAGACACTTCAATATCTTTTGTAAATCCGGTAAAAGCTGAAATGATTATTAATAGCAATTCGCCAATTGAAGCAATTTCAATTTATAATGTTTTAGGGCAGCAGTTATTTTCAGCGAAATACAATTTGGAGACTTCGGTAAACGTAGATACGCAAAGTTGGAAATCAGGTGTTTATTTTATGAAAATTTCTACTCACAAAGGAAATGTAAAAGGCATAAAATTGGTTAAAGAATAA
- a CDS encoding DUF4136 domain-containing protein translates to MKALKFLPLLLLFAFTSCSTVRVASDFDKKANFNQYNSFAFFKPGIDKAEISDLDKKRILRAIEGNLIMKGMAKSETPDLLVSIFTKERERVDVYNSNFGYGWGWSPWYYGSYHGGTNVSRTAEGTLYIDLIDAKTNNLVWQGMGSADLVTGNMERKEERIREIVSKILAEYPPGALKK, encoded by the coding sequence ATGAAAGCACTTAAATTTTTACCCCTATTACTGCTTTTTGCATTCACTTCCTGCTCCACCGTTCGCGTAGCATCGGATTTCGACAAAAAAGCAAATTTTAATCAGTACAATTCCTTTGCTTTTTTTAAGCCAGGGATTGATAAAGCCGAAATTAGCGATTTAGATAAAAAACGTATTCTTCGTGCCATTGAAGGAAATTTAATAATGAAAGGAATGGCAAAATCTGAGACTCCAGATTTACTCGTTAGTATTTTTACAAAAGAGCGTGAACGCGTTGATGTTTACAATAGCAATTTTGGATACGGATGGGGTTGGAGTCCTTGGTATTATGGCAGCTATCATGGCGGTACAAATGTTTCTCGAACTGCTGAAGGCACGCTTTACATAGATTTAATAGATGCTAAAACGAACAATTTAGTTTGGCAGGGTATGGGGAGTGCAGATTTAGTAACCGGAAATATGGAACGCAAAGAGGAGCGAATTCGCGAAATAGTCTCCAAAATATTAGCAGAGTATCCGCCAGGAGCTCTGAAAAAGTAG
- a CDS encoding alpha-ketoacid dehydrogenase subunit alpha/beta, protein MKIKKDILKKAFKNLVTAKAMTEIYEENFKTVSKYVHATSRGHEVIQIALGMQLLPQDYAFPYYRDDSMLLSIGMKPYELMLQVLAKKDDPFSGGRTYYSHPSLKDDDKPKIPHQSSATGMQAIPATGVAMGFWYKESMNSEFGIQNSELPIVVCSLGDASVTEGEVAEAFQMAVLKKLPILYLVQDNEWDISANAAETRAQNAAEYAKGFHGLEAISIDGADFEESYNTIQNVISKIREERRPFLVHAKVPLLNHHTSGVRMEFYRDDLEEARSRDPYPKLKKLLLDNGFNDKELSEIEADIKIEIKESLERALNAEDPKPEDLFTHDFAPTEITEEKGERSPKGGEKVVMVDCALFAIEELMRKHKECLLYGQDVGARLGGVFREAATLAQKFGDNRVFNTPIQEAFIVGSTVGMSAVGLKPIVEVQFADYIWPGLNQLFTEVSRSCYLSNGKWPVSMILRVPIGAYGSGGPYHSSSVESVVTNIRGLKIAYPSNGADLKGLLKAAYYDPNPVVIFEHKGLYWSKVKGTKGATSIMPAEDYVLPFGKAWVLQEIWKQEEEETLSIITYGMGVHWAMNASEELGMQDKIEVVDLRTLHPLDYETVFKSVKKCGKCLVVTEEPSDNGFSRGLQGRIQEECFQQLDAPVMLIGSENMPAIPLNSTLEETMIPSTEKVKKKILEILKY, encoded by the coding sequence ATGAAAATTAAAAAAGATATATTAAAAAAAGCCTTTAAAAACCTCGTCACCGCAAAAGCGATGACAGAGATTTATGAGGAAAATTTTAAAACCGTTTCAAAATACGTGCACGCAACTTCGCGGGGTCATGAGGTAATTCAAATAGCCCTGGGAATGCAGCTGTTGCCGCAGGATTACGCATTTCCGTATTATCGTGATGATTCTATGTTGCTTTCCATTGGAATGAAACCGTATGAGCTTATGCTCCAGGTTTTGGCAAAAAAAGACGATCCCTTTTCGGGCGGAAGAACCTATTATAGTCATCCAAGTTTGAAAGATGATGATAAACCAAAAATTCCACATCAAAGTTCTGCAACGGGAATGCAGGCTATTCCAGCTACGGGTGTTGCAATGGGGTTTTGGTATAAGGAATCAATGAATTCAGAATTCGGAATTCAGAATTCAGAATTGCCCATTGTGGTTTGTAGTTTAGGTGATGCCTCGGTTACAGAAGGCGAAGTTGCTGAAGCCTTTCAAATGGCAGTTTTAAAGAAGCTGCCCATTCTTTATTTAGTACAGGACAACGAGTGGGATATTTCGGCTAATGCTGCGGAAACAAGAGCCCAGAATGCCGCAGAATACGCAAAGGGATTTCACGGATTAGAAGCAATTTCAATTGATGGGGCTGATTTTGAGGAAAGTTATAATACAATTCAGAATGTAATTTCAAAAATTCGGGAAGAGCGCAGACCATTTTTGGTTCACGCAAAAGTTCCGCTATTGAACCATCATACTTCTGGCGTTCGGATGGAGTTTTATCGCGATGATTTGGAGGAAGCGCGAAGTCGTGATCCGTATCCAAAATTGAAAAAATTGTTATTGGATAATGGTTTTAATGACAAAGAACTTTCAGAAATAGAAGCCGACATCAAAATCGAAATCAAAGAATCTTTGGAAAGGGCGTTAAATGCTGAAGATCCAAAACCCGAAGATCTTTTTACGCACGATTTTGCTCCAACGGAAATTACCGAAGAAAAGGGTGAACGATCCCCTAAAGGAGGCGAAAAAGTGGTGATGGTAGATTGTGCACTTTTTGCCATTGAGGAATTGATGCGGAAACACAAGGAATGTTTATTGTATGGTCAGGATGTGGGCGCACGTTTGGGTGGCGTGTTTCGCGAAGCGGCTACTTTGGCACAAAAATTTGGCGACAATCGTGTTTTTAATACGCCAATTCAAGAGGCATTTATCGTAGGTTCAACCGTGGGAATGAGCGCTGTTGGCTTAAAACCAATTGTAGAAGTTCAGTTTGCCGATTATATTTGGCCAGGGCTCAATCAACTTTTTACTGAAGTTTCCCGAAGCTGTTATCTTTCAAACGGAAAATGGCCGGTTTCAATGATTTTACGTGTGCCTATTGGCGCTTACGGCAGTGGTGGCCCGTACCATTCCTCTTCCGTGGAAAGTGTGGTGACTAATATTCGTGGATTAAAAATTGCGTATCCGAGTAACGGTGCCGATTTAAAAGGTCTGCTAAAAGCGGCCTATTACGACCCAAATCCTGTTGTGATTTTTGAACATAAAGGCTTGTATTGGAGTAAGGTGAAGGGAACAAAGGGCGCAACGTCTATAATGCCTGCAGAAGATTATGTTTTGCCTTTTGGAAAAGCTTGGGTTTTGCAGGAAATCTGGAAACAGGAAGAAGAGGAAACACTTTCTATAATAACCTACGGAATGGGCGTGCACTGGGCAATGAACGCTTCCGAAGAACTTGGAATGCAGGATAAAATTGAAGTTGTTGACCTTAGAACACTGCATCCTTTGGATTATGAAACGGTTTTTAAATCGGTTAAGAAATGCGGAAAATGTTTGGTTGTAACCGAAGAACCTTCCGACAACGGATTTTCACGCGGTTTGCAGGGAAGAATTCAAGAAGAATGTTTTCAGCAACTTGATGCGCCGGTGATGCTCATTGGTTCAGAAAATATGCCTGCAATTCCACTTAATTCCACATTGGAGGAAACGATGATACCTTCCACGGAAAAAGTGAAGAAGAAGATACTTGAAATACTAAAATATTGA